CAGCAACGACAACAAGCTGAGCTCATGAGTAATCGATCAGGAATGAAAGATGTCTATTTTGAATTAGACAGCTGGGAACTAACCGAGCAAGCGAAGCTGACGCTCGCGAGCAATGCTGACTACTTAAGAAAGCATCAGACGAATGTTGTCACGATTGAAGGGCATTGTGATGAACGAGGAACTCGTGCCTATAACTATGTTCTCGGTGAGAAACGGGCATTGCGAGTTCGAAACTACTTGGCCAGCCTCGGGGTATCTTCAGAGCAACTGACGATAATGTCCTACGGAAAGGACAATCCTGTATGTCGAGAAACGTCTGATATCTGTTTAGGGAAAAATCGCCGGGCGCATTTTTTGTTGGCCATTAACGTCGCAGATACGCGATCATGGGATGATGATCTCGAGTTGCTAGATTAAGGCGTATGCACATCTTTTGACGATTGAGAGAATAGAGCACCAGGAATTATGACTCGTTGTCAACGTACTTATGCGGCCATGCTGATTCTTATCTGTTCATTATTGAGCAGTGGGTGCGTCGCACAGAAAGCTGATGTGGTTCGGATCAAGCGAGAGCTTGACGCACGAATCACGAAATTAGACAAGAGCAAAATGGACTTGCAACAAGCGGTCGAAGATGCGAATCAGGCTCTTCAAGAAGCGAACGGAATCATCGCCACTCAGCGCGCTGAAATCAAGGGGCTTCTCGTCGCTCGAGCCGAAGTCATGGATCAGGTGACAACCATTAAAGACGGAGATTTGCTGGAAGTCCGGGGCGCGATTGATCAAAGTGAACATCATTTGCAGACTGTTGCGAAAAAGATGGACTCCCTTGGCCAAGAGTTTATGGTCTCGCGTGAAGGTGCGCAGATTCGAGAACAGCAGCTCCACACACTCATTGAACAGTTGCAACAGCAAATACATCAACAAAATGAAGTCGTGATGGCCCAGGCGAAAAAGCTTTCAGAGTTTCAAGAGTCGTTCGTCGATTTCAGGGGCGTGCTTGACACGGTTCAACAAGCATTGGTCGCCCAAGAAAACAAGATGGCGACGATGAACGGACATGTTGAGAGCTTGTCCCACGATCAACGCGACAACAAAGAGATGGCGCAGGCGAATTGGGAGCAAGTCAAACAGAGTGTGGATAGTGTCGTGAAGGCCTTCGAGCAAGTCAGTCACACATTGGCGAATCGAGTTGATGAACATGAACGAACCTTAGCCCAGATCACTTCAGTCACTGCGAAGGCCAGCAGTGTCGATTCGCACGCGAAGAGCCATTCGTCGTCAGGTGCAGGCAGGCAGGCATCGGCTCTTCAAGGACTCCAGGAATCCGTCGCGTCTATTACGCCTTCACCGCTGGCTTCCAGCCAATCTAGTCAAGCTTCTTCTTCGGAACGCGATCGACTTTTTGAAAGACAGACGATGTCGCAAGATTCTTTTGATCAGTTCGATCGCTCCAAGCTTGGAACGATACAACCATCTCCACTCGCCCAGGATTCAAGGTTACAGGAACAAGCTAAAGCTTCCTATAAACGGAATTATGAAATGTTACTGGCAGGGAATCTGAACGGCGCATTCCAAGGATTTCGGCAATTTCTCAAGGTTTTTCCCCAATCCTCGTTGGCATCTAACGCACAGTATTGGCTCGGAGAATGTTATTATGGACAGCGTCAGTATGCTCAGGCGATTCAAGAATTTGAACGTGTGGTGACGCATTACCCTGACAGCACTAAAGTGCCTGCAGCATTGTTGAAAATCGGCTATTCTCATCTTGGGCTCCATGATCAGAAGGCTGCACGATCGATGTTCCGCCAGCTTGTACGTACCTATCCGAAGAGTCGAGCCGCAACCAAGGCCTATGCCCGTCTGACGGAAGTCAAGCCGTCCAGAGGCGATTCCTGATCCATCCTTCTCAATTCCGCATAAACCTGAGGCTTTGCTCGGGTAATGTCGACCATCTGCAGAGAACCTTACAGAATATGCATCAATCACAGTAAAGACTCCTGAACTCCGTCCTGAGATAAGATTTCGCCGTCCCCGCTCCCTCTCTGTGTCTTGTTCCGTTCAAGAACGCTCCATTTTGACCGAAAGTAACCTGAGAGCCCAGCCTATGGTCCACCAGAGGCCTGGAATTTGTGTGCATGCGTGCATGCGCCACAGGTCTGTGCGAGAAATGAAATAATTTTTGAGAGTGATGAATCTTGTGCGAAGCCACTCTCAACAGAAAGGATGAGTATCATGCGTAAATTTCGATCAGTGTTCATCATGCTTGTCGTGACCACGATGCTGATAGTCGGCATGTCTGGCTCTGCTTTCGCCTATATTGACCCCGGCACGGGCAGCTATCTGTTTCAAATGTTGATGGCGGGATTATTAAGTTCTTTGTTTGCGGTGAAAATGGCCTGGAGAAACATCAAAATCTATATTTCTCGTTTTTTCTCTCAAAACGGTCCTCAAGAGCATGAGAACGATTGATTGTGCCGTTCCAGGTTCTTTTCGCGACCCAAGTGGGCATGTGTTTGTTCATGATCAGGTGCTCTATCGCGCCGTAAATCTGGTCTATCGAGACGAGTATGACCTGTTGAACCAATCTGGACTCTATGATGCGCTCGTCAAAGATGGCTTGCTCATCCCTCATGAAGAAGTTTCTAGCACGGTTGATTCCAGCCCGAACATCTATAAAATTCTGAAGCCAGAAGCCGTACCCTTTATCTCGTATCCCTACGAATGGTGTTTTTCTCAATTGCAGCATGCGGCGCTTCTCACACTCGAAATTCAACGGCGTGCGTTACGTTATGGCATGATGCTCAAAGATGCGAGCGCCTATAACATCCAGTTTCATCAGGGTACCCCAGTGTTCATCGATAGCCTTTCGTTCGAAAGGTACACCGAAGGTCAGCCTTGGGTGGCGTATCGTCAGTTTTGTCAACATTTTTTGGCCCCTCTGGCGTTGATGAGTGCCGTCGATATTCGGCTCAACCAATTGTCCAGGGTGCATATTGATGGCATTCCCCTTGATCTTACAAGTGCCTTACTCCCGTGGAGCTCTCGCTTGCGGTTTGGGGTGTTGTCGCACATTCATCTTCATGCAAAAAGTCAGCGCCAGTTCGCGGCTGAGAGACTGTCCGATCGTTCTCGGCCAGTCAGCAAAAATGCCTTGTTTGGACTCATAGAGAGCTTGCAATCAACGACTGAACGGCTGTCATGCCCTCAACCTGAATCATGCTGGTCTTCTTATTATGAGGATAACTCCTATACCGAAGATGATATGGCAGAGAAAATCGTTCTGGTGGGACGCATCTTAGATGAACTCGCTCCGCGTACGATGTGGGATCTCGGCGCGAACACGGGACGCTTTAGTCAATTGGCTGGAGAAAAGGGGATCAACGTCATCGCGTTTGAGGGGGATCCCGGGAGTTCAGAACAACACTACCGCACATGCGTGAAAAGACAAGACGCACAGGTTCTGCCGTTGGTCTTGGATCTGGCGAATCCCAGTTCTGCCATCGGATGGGCTCACGAGGAGCGCCAATCGTTGATCGATCGCGGCCCGACAGACGTGGTTGTCGCTTTAGCGCTGATCCACCACCTCGCCATCGCCAATAACATACCGTTTGAAAAAATCGCCAAATTTCTTTCGGATATTGGCCATCACTTAATCATCGAATTCGTGCCCAAGCATGACTCACAGGTGCAGCGTTTACTCGCCAGTCGGATAGACATCTTTAGCGACTATACTCAAGAACACTTTGAACAGACGTTTGGGTCGTGTTTTGCCATTGAACGGTCGGTGAAAATTGGCGACTCTGGGCGTGTGTTATATGTGATGAAACGACGGTAACCAGCCGTGAGCTGTTAGATGATTCTGTATCCGGTGATCTTTGCAATCTGGGTGGTCCTGGGAGCCTATGCGCCCCATCTACAGGTTGGTGAAGTTCAGTTTGACGATATTTCACGAGCGTTGGTCTTGGTTCCTGCCTGTACCCTTCTGACCTGGGGAGTATTGGGATATCTTTCCAAAAACTGGAGCCTCAGCGCGTTATTCGTATGGGTCAACCTGATACTCCTCTTTACCTATAAAGCTCAACATGAATTCTTGTTAGAACATGTTCCGGAATGGATGGGATCTGCTGCCAATTTTGTGGTCGGCCTAGCATGGATTGCCGTGTGTGGGGTCGTGTATCGGGTGAAAGATGGCGTAGAACACGCCACAAAGTTTCTCAATATAGCCAGTGGATGTTTGTTGGCTATACCGCTTTTCACAATCTTTGCGCATTCTTCGGAAGTTTCACTTTCCTTGGTCGACCCCGCAGCAGCAGAGCCAGAATCATCGATGAGGACTGAGCAAAATTATGAAGATAATCAAAGTCGTTCTTTGCCGAATATCATCTATATCATTCTGGATGGCTATGGTCGCGATGATGTCCTGAGAGAGTCTTATGGGTTTGACAATTCAGGGTTTTTGTCAGACCTGATGGAAAAGGGATTCTATATCGCGAGAAACAGTCGAGCGAATTATGCGCAAACGACTCTTTCTCTGGCGTCGACTCTCAATTACCAGTATTTGGACCCTGTCGCACAGGAATGGGGAGTCGAGACCCGCAACCGAAAGCCGTTACGTCAGCTCATACAGCACAACCGTCTTGTCAATGTGTTAAAAAAACACGGGTACTCCACAATAGCATTTTCATCTGGAATTTCATTCACAGAATTACGAGAGTCTGATTCCTATCTGGTTCCAGCCAATGCCCTCAATGAATGGGAAAGTTTTTTCTTGTTACAAACTCCGGTTCCTGCCTTCATGAAGACGGCGCTGGATTATTCTCTGTATGACATACATAAGGCCCGATTACAGTACGTGTTCGAGAACCTTCCCAAGGCTCCCGTGACCTCTGGGCCACGGTTTGTCTTTGCGCATATCGTCGCGCCGCATCCGCCATTTGTGTTGGGCCGTCAAGATTCGTATTGGCAACAGGCCAATACATTCTCATTCAGGGATGGCAGCGAGTATCGATATCATTATGATGTGACCAGCGCAGAGTACCGGAAACGCTACATTGAACAGGTCAAGGCGATTAATCAAATGATGAGGATGGCCTTGAGCCAACTGCTTGCCGATGCCGAACGTCCTACGGTCATTGTGTTGCAGTCGGATCATGGGCCTGGAGCCGAACTTGATTGGGAAGATCCGAACAACACGTCTTTCAAGGAACGCTTGTCAATCCTGAATGCCTACCATATCCCTGATGGCGAGGATATCGGACTGTACCCCAGCATCAGTCCTGTGAATACATTTCGTCTCATTTTGAATCATTACTTCGACGAATCATTGCCGTTACTCCAGGATGAAAGTTATTTCTCGACAATGGATCGTCCGTACGAATTTCTCTGGGTAACGGATCAGGTCAGAACCGAATAGCAGGTGAGCCCTGTATGAACCAAGAGCACACCGACCGCCAAATGATAAAAAGACCATACGTCTTTCATCCAATCCTGTTCGCGATCTTTCCGACGGTCTTTCTGTATTGTTACAACTATGGACACGTGACATTTAAGCAACTTTTGATCCCACTTGGATTGAGCATGCTTCTTGTGATTGGGGTGTGGTTTGGGCTGGAAATTTTGTTTCGGGATCGAGTGCAGTCGGGCGTGGCGACATCCTTGTTTTTGTTGCTTTTTTTTGGCTTTGGACATGCAGGTGAGTTGTTGCCGGGAAGTCTTACTCTGCTTGCCAAGTATGTAGCGTTGCTCATTATCTGGTCTATTCTATTT
The genomic region above belongs to Nitrospirales bacterium and contains:
- a CDS encoding OmpA family protein codes for the protein MNGRNFHIRYLIAFVTLLSFVFLLSGCGHRSVRGSSHAQKSHEAKGHDAAATQRSSLDELAREHAAADLPLLDERGNTGDHDFSSNGLFSEEPVFEDSEAIKTLTPQELAKQYWQQRQQAELMSNRSGMKDVYFELDSWELTEQAKLTLASNADYLRKHQTNVVTIEGHCDERGTRAYNYVLGEKRALRVRNYLASLGVSSEQLTIMSYGKDNPVCRETSDICLGKNRRAHFLLAINVADTRSWDDDLELLD
- a CDS encoding LTA synthase family protein, which gives rise to MILYPVIFAIWVVLGAYAPHLQVGEVQFDDISRALVLVPACTLLTWGVLGYLSKNWSLSALFVWVNLILLFTYKAQHEFLLEHVPEWMGSAANFVVGLAWIAVCGVVYRVKDGVEHATKFLNIASGCLLAIPLFTIFAHSSEVSLSLVDPAAAEPESSMRTEQNYEDNQSRSLPNIIYIILDGYGRDDVLRESYGFDNSGFLSDLMEKGFYIARNSRANYAQTTLSLASTLNYQYLDPVAQEWGVETRNRKPLRQLIQHNRLVNVLKKHGYSTIAFSSGISFTELRESDSYLVPANALNEWESFFLLQTPVPAFMKTALDYSLYDIHKARLQYVFENLPKAPVTSGPRFVFAHIVAPHPPFVLGRQDSYWQQANTFSFRDGSEYRYHYDVTSAEYRKRYIEQVKAINQMMRMALSQLLADAERPTVIVLQSDHGPGAELDWEDPNNTSFKERLSILNAYHIPDGEDIGLYPSISPVNTFRLILNHYFDESLPLLQDESYFSTMDRPYEFLWVTDQVRTE
- the ybgF gene encoding tol-pal system protein YbgF, which produces MTRCQRTYAAMLILICSLLSSGCVAQKADVVRIKRELDARITKLDKSKMDLQQAVEDANQALQEANGIIATQRAEIKGLLVARAEVMDQVTTIKDGDLLEVRGAIDQSEHHLQTVAKKMDSLGQEFMVSREGAQIREQQLHTLIEQLQQQIHQQNEVVMAQAKKLSEFQESFVDFRGVLDTVQQALVAQENKMATMNGHVESLSHDQRDNKEMAQANWEQVKQSVDSVVKAFEQVSHTLANRVDEHERTLAQITSVTAKASSVDSHAKSHSSSGAGRQASALQGLQESVASITPSPLASSQSSQASSSERDRLFERQTMSQDSFDQFDRSKLGTIQPSPLAQDSRLQEQAKASYKRNYEMLLAGNLNGAFQGFRQFLKVFPQSSLASNAQYWLGECYYGQRQYAQAIQEFERVVTHYPDSTKVPAALLKIGYSHLGLHDQKAARSMFRQLVRTYPKSRAATKAYARLTEVKPSRGDS